From one Odontesthes bonariensis isolate fOdoBon6 chromosome 14, fOdoBon6.hap1, whole genome shotgun sequence genomic stretch:
- the tyw3 gene encoding tRNA wybutosine-synthesizing protein 3 homolog isoform X2 produces the protein MRKKKVAMEKTFGQWKKQCLNKLDLSKKGSVDEDIQHVVSLLNSCEEFFTTSSCSGRIILTDGMSGLSRSNGDAVLKFEPLVLHIQCQKLEDAQLMHSVAINSGFKNSGLTVNKKGKIITAVRSTHCLEVPLSHDGKLLVEHEYIHFLTQIANQKMEENFRRLQRFYQNLQTALSSDRLHNPHPLASQEQQDLAHSKETAKIERNETTVNKPRQRSQHKTDCYHGDGDSSLLELDDCLYLFT, from the exons atgaggaagaagaag GTCGCTATGGAGAAAACCTTCGGACAGTGGAAGAAACAGTGTCTGAACAAGCTGGACCTCAGTAAGAAAGGCAGTGTGGATGAAGACATCCAACATGTTGTGTCTCTGCTCAACAGCTGTGAGGAATTCTTCACTACGAGCTCGTGCTCCGGCAGAATCATCCTAACCGATGGG ATGTCTGGGCTGAGCAGGTCCAACGGAGATGCTGTGTTGAAGTTTGAGCCGCTTGTGCTCCATATTCAGTGCCAGAAGCTGGAAGATGCACAGCTGATG CATTCTGTGGCTATCAACTCAGGCTTCAAGAACTCTGGGCTCACTGTCAACAAGAAAGGAAAGATTATCACG GCAGTACGTAGCACTCACTGTTTGGAGGTACCTCTGAGCCACGATGGAAAGCTTCTCGTTGAACATGAGTATATCCACTTCCTAACACAAATAGCCAATCAGAAGATGGAAGAGAACTTTAGACGACTACAGAG GTTTTACCAGAATCTCCAGACGGCCCTGTCCTCAGATAGACTCCACAACCCGCACCCTCTCGCCTCACAGGAACAGCAAGATCTCGCCCACTCAAAGGAAACGGCAAAGATTGAAAGGAACGAGACCACAGTGAATAAACCGAGGCAGAGGAGTCAACATAAGACTGATTGTTACCATGGTGATGGGGACAGCAGCCTGTTGGAGCTGGATGACTGTCTCTATCTGTTCACTTAA
- the tyw3 gene encoding tRNA wybutosine-synthesizing protein 3 homolog isoform X1: MRKKKVAMEKTFGQWKKQCLNKLDLSKKGSVDEDIQHVVSLLNSCEEFFTTSSCSGRIILTDGVPNSSDVQKRDCVWLFVSHQKCSFDDLMSGLSRSNGDAVLKFEPLVLHIQCQKLEDAQLMHSVAINSGFKNSGLTVNKKGKIITAVRSTHCLEVPLSHDGKLLVEHEYIHFLTQIANQKMEENFRRLQRFYQNLQTALSSDRLHNPHPLASQEQQDLAHSKETAKIERNETTVNKPRQRSQHKTDCYHGDGDSSLLELDDCLYLFT; this comes from the exons atgaggaagaagaag GTCGCTATGGAGAAAACCTTCGGACAGTGGAAGAAACAGTGTCTGAACAAGCTGGACCTCAGTAAGAAAGGCAGTGTGGATGAAGACATCCAACATGTTGTGTCTCTGCTCAACAGCTGTGAGGAATTCTTCACTACGAGCTCGTGCTCCGGCAGAATCATCCTAACCGATGGG GTTCCGAACAGCAGCGATGTCCAGAAACGGGACTGTGTCTGGCTCTTTGTCTCACACCAAAAATGCTCTTTTGATGACCTG ATGTCTGGGCTGAGCAGGTCCAACGGAGATGCTGTGTTGAAGTTTGAGCCGCTTGTGCTCCATATTCAGTGCCAGAAGCTGGAAGATGCACAGCTGATG CATTCTGTGGCTATCAACTCAGGCTTCAAGAACTCTGGGCTCACTGTCAACAAGAAAGGAAAGATTATCACG GCAGTACGTAGCACTCACTGTTTGGAGGTACCTCTGAGCCACGATGGAAAGCTTCTCGTTGAACATGAGTATATCCACTTCCTAACACAAATAGCCAATCAGAAGATGGAAGAGAACTTTAGACGACTACAGAG GTTTTACCAGAATCTCCAGACGGCCCTGTCCTCAGATAGACTCCACAACCCGCACCCTCTCGCCTCACAGGAACAGCAAGATCTCGCCCACTCAAAGGAAACGGCAAAGATTGAAAGGAACGAGACCACAGTGAATAAACCGAGGCAGAGGAGTCAACATAAGACTGATTGTTACCATGGTGATGGGGACAGCAGCCTGTTGGAGCTGGATGACTGTCTCTATCTGTTCACTTAA